GGCGACGGCGAGCAGCAGCACCGACAGCGCCAGCGCGGTGTAGAGGTTGGCCTCCATCGCCGTCATGATCGCCAGCGACAGCGTCTGCGTGCTGCCGCGCAGGTTGCCGGCGAACAGCATCGTCGCGCCGAACTCCGACAGCGCCCGCGCCCAGCAGAGCACGAGGCCGCTCAGCAGCGCGGGCAGGCTCAGCGGCAGCGTGATGTGCCGGAAGCCACGCCAGGGCGAGGCGCCGTCGATCGCCGCCGCCTGCTCCAGCGTCGCGTCCACGCCCTGGAAGCCGACCCGTGCGGCACGGATGTAGAAGGGGCTGCTGACGAACAGCTGCGCCGCGACCACCGCCTTGGCCGTGAAGGCGACGTCGAGGCCGGCGCCGGCCAGGGCGGGGCCCAGGACGCCGCGCCGGCCGAAGGCCATCAGCAGAGCGACGCCGGCCACCACCGGCGGCAGCACCATCGGCAGGTCGACCAGCGTGTCGACCAGCGCCTGGCCGGGGAAGCGGCGCCGTGCCAGCAGGTAGGCGAGCGGCGTGCCCAGCAGCAGCACGATCGCCACGGTCAGCAGGCTGGTGGTGAGGCTGAGGCGCAGGGCGTCGCGGATCGGCGGCTGCGCGAGGCTGCTCCACAACGCGCCCGATTGGGCCGCCCGCCAGGTGAGGGCGAGGAGCGGCACGGCCACGAACAGCACGAACACCGTCGCCGGCAACACCAGCAGATCGCCGGCGTTCAGCCGCGGTCCGCGAGCCTCAATGTCGGCCACGCGCGGCCTCGTGCGCGTGCGGATCCGTTCGGCATTCAACATCGGCTCATAGTCCGTAGGTTCCTTGAATCGCTTGCGGTCATGACTGCCCCGTGTCCGCGTCGGTGATGAAGTTCCACTTTTTCAGCACGGCCTGGCCGGGCGCCGACCGTACGTAGGCGATGAACGCCCGCGCCGCGGCGCCGTTCCCCGCGCCCTTCACCACGGCGATCGGATAGGTGGCGATGATGTTGAACTGGTCCGGAATCACGATGCTCTGCACGTCTTTCGCGGCGTCGGGCGTGACGTCGGTGGTGTACGTGATCCCCGCGTCCGCTTCGCCAAGCTGGACTTTGCTGACCACGGCGCGCACGTTGGCTTCCTGTGACTTGAGGTTGGCAAGCACCTTCTGGTCGAAACCGGCGCCGAAGCTGGGATCCTGCGCCATTTTCTGTAGTGCCTGGCGGGCGTAGTTGCCGATCGGCACGCTCGGGTCGGTCAAGACAAAGGCAATGCCCGGCTTCGCCAGGTCCTGCAACGATTGAATCTTCGCCGGGTTCGCCTTCGGAAAGATAACGGCCAGCTTGTTCTTGACGAATAGCTGGTCCGGCCCGTCGATCACGCCGGCCTGTTTTGCCTTGTCCATGTTCGGCTGGTCGGCGGAGGCGAAGATATCGGCCTTCGCGCCCTGGGCGAGTTGCGTCTGCAGCGTGCTCGATGCGCCGTAGCTGAACGTCACCTTCACGCCCGTGCTTTGCTGAAAGCCCTGGCCGATCTCGTTGAAGGCTTCGGTCAACGAGGCGGCGGCGAACACGGTGAGCGAACCGCCCAGGTTCAGTGCCGGCGTCACCGTGGCGTGTGCGGCGGCGGGCGGCGTCGCCGGAAGGGCCGCTTGCACCGGCGGCGGACTCGGCGTCGCCGTGGCCACGCCTGCCGCCGACGGCGACCCCGCCCGCGTGGCGACCGTGGCGATCGCGGAAGCGATCTGCGCCGGCGTGGAGGCTGATTTGCTGTTGTTGCTCGATCTGCAGGCGCCGGGGAACAGCAAGGAGAACACGATCAGGGCAAGCGCGCGTTTCACAGACCATACTCCGGGCGAGACTCAGCCGGCCAGGCGATCGCGCTCGGCGGCGAGCCAGGCAACCGTGGCGCGTGCAGCGGTGGCCTTCGATTCGCGCACCAGCCGCTCAAAACCTTCCGGCGCCGCTTCCGCCGCCAGCCGATCCGCCCGCTGCAGGTATGACCGGCTCTCGGCGAGCTGCGCGTCGAGCAGGCGCGCGGCAAGGGCGCTGCCAATCGCGCGGCAGAAGTACAGCTTCACCATCAGGTCCGCGCGCACTTCGCGCAGGCGGGCCACCGGCTCTTCCAACCAGTGCAACAGTTGCGCGTCCGCCTCGGGCGTGAGGTGATAGACCGTGCGCGGCGGCCGCAGGCCCACCGTCTCGCGCTGCCCGTCGATCAGCCCCTGCTCGTGCAACTCCTTGAGCAGGGCGTAGACCGTGCTCATGTCCATCGGCAGCACGAGTCCCAAATCGAGGTCGGCGGCGAAGCGGCGGGAGATCTCGTAGCCGTGCATCGGGCGCTCGCGCAGCACGCCGAGAATGGCGTATTCCCCGGCGGAAAGCCCCGCCTTAAGCTTGGACATGGCGCATCCCGATTGCAGAGTACTCGCCTTGCGAGTATGCGAATTGCGAACACTCACGTCAAGGGCAGGAGCAGGGTTATGGAGCTCAGCGCACGCAATCAACTGCCGGGCACGGTCAAGGCGATCAAGCTGGGCGAGGTGATGGCCGAAGTAATCGTGGACGTCGGCGGTCACGATGTTGTCTCGGCGATCACGCGCAGCAGCGTGGAGCGGCTGGCGCTGAAGGCCGGCGACGCGGTGACCGTGGTGATCAAGTCCACGGAAGTGATGCTCGCGAAGTAACCCGGGAGGCACCCGATGCCCGAACGCGTGTCGAGATGTCGCACCGTGAAGTAGGCGCAGCGCACCACTGTCCGCGCTGAGCCGCCGCTGCCGTCCGCGCGGGAGTTGGCCCGCCAGCGCGCTCGGCGCCGGCCGGAAGACCAGGGAGCAGACTGAGATGTATGTCTCGCGGCTGTCCTTCTACACCCGCCCCGGCCAGACCGACGCGGTGACGCAACGGCTGGGCCGGTTGGCGCAACTGGTCGAGGCGTCCGGCCGCGCCCGCCCGCGCGTGCTGCGCATGTCGATGGCCTCGCCGGGCGCTCCGGACTTGCAGTTCGAGGAGCAGTTCAACACGCTGGCCGAGCTCGAAGCCAGCATGCAAAGCGTGATATCGGCGTCGGACTTCGAAGAGTGGAGCCGCAGCACGAGCGAACTGCTGCTGCAGCCGCCCAAGCGCGAGATCCTGACGGTCGAGTAGGTGGCGGCCTCGTCTGTTGCCGGCCGGCGTGACAGTCGCCGTTTTTGCCTGGCACGGCGCTACGCGCCGATGCGCACCACGGCGCGGCCCGTCACGCCGCCGCGCAGGATCACCGGTACGACCTCGGGCACCTGTTCCAGCGTGATCTCGTGGGCGATGCTGTCGCTCAGCCCCTTCGGCTTCAGATCGCCGGCCAGTCGCTGCCAGAGTGGCTCGCGTACGGCCATCGGGCACATCACCGACTCGATGCCCAGCAGACTGACCCCGCGCAGGATGAAGGGGAAGACCGTCGTGCTGAGCGCGGTGCCGCCAGTCAGGCCAGAGCTTGCAACGGAACCGCCGTATTTCGTCGTCCGCACCAGGTAGGCGAGGGTGTCCCCGCCAACTGGGTCCACGCCCGCGGCCCAGCGCTCCTTCTCCAGCGGCCGGTTGCTCTGCGCCGAGACTTCTTCACGCGTCAAGATTTCGCCGGCGCCGAGACCGCGCAGGAAGCCGTGCTCGGACGACTTGCCCGTGCTTGCCGCGACCTCGTAGCCGCGCCCGGCCAGCATGCTGACGGCCGTGCTGCCCACGCCGCCGGTCGCGCCGGTCACCAGTACCGGCCCGTTGCCCGGGCGCAGGCCGTTCTCTTCCAGCCGCTGCACGGAGAGCCCCGCGGTAAAGCCGGCTGTGCCCAGCGCCATTGCCTCGCGCAATGAGAGGCCGGCGGGCAGCTTGACAACCCAGCCGGCCGGCACTCGCGCGTACTCGGCGAAGCCGCCCGGGTGCGATACGCCCTGGTCGAAGCCCGTGACCACGACCTCGTCGCCGGCCTTGAAGCGGCCGTTCATGGAGTCGGTCACCGTGCCGGCCAGGTCAACGCCGGGCACCATCGGGTAGCCGCGAATAATGCGCCCGTCCGCGGTGCAGGCGAGGCCATCCTTGTAGTTCACCGTGGAGTACGCGACGCGGATCGTGACGTCGCCGGCCGGAAGCTGGTCGAAGGGCAGCTCGCGCACGCCGACGGAAAACACACCGTCCTGCTTGTCGACCACGAGCGCCCGGTAGGTCTGCGGCATCGCCTTTCCCTTCAAGCACGCCCGCCGGTGGCTTCGCGGCGGCAGGTCGCTCTGTTGGCACTGCCCCAGTATGTGCGCCGGTTTGCGCGAGGGGGAAGTAGCCGATCGGGAGCGTGCGCGGACGATCGACGGTCTCACCGGCCACGCCGCGCGCATGCAAACGCCCCGGCGGCACGAACCGGGGCGTTTGCCAGAAGGGGAACCAGGATGTCAGATTGGGGCGGGGTCGAACCAGAGAGGCGGCGCCCCGGCCCCGCCAGCCGGGGCGCCGCAGCAGGAGTAGTTAGCACCGTCCTGGCGCGATCAGGTCGACCTGTTCTGCGCCGCTGAACTCCGGCACCGTGCCGGTGGTGTACGCCGTGCACGGGCCAACTGAGAACCAGACAACGTTTCCGGCCTGGGCGCATTCCGCGATGCTGCTGTCCAGGTCGATGATGTACAGCCCCCGGTTTGCGTCGTACGACGCCTGGCC
The sequence above is drawn from the Dehalococcoidia bacterium genome and encodes:
- a CDS encoding ABC transporter permease codes for the protein MADIEARGPRLNAGDLLVLPATVFVLFVAVPLLALTWRAAQSGALWSSLAQPPIRDALRLSLTTSLLTVAIVLLLGTPLAYLLARRRFPGQALVDTLVDLPMVLPPVVAGVALLMAFGRRGVLGPALAGAGLDVAFTAKAVVAAQLFVSSPFYIRAARVGFQGVDATLEQAAAIDGASPWRGFRHITLPLSLPALLSGLVLCWARALSEFGATMLFAGNLRGSTQTLSLAIMTAMEANLYTALALSVLLLAVA
- the modA gene encoding molybdate ABC transporter substrate-binding protein translates to MKRALALIVFSLLFPGACRSSNNSKSASTPAQIASAIATVATRAGSPSAAGVATATPSPPPVQAALPATPPAAAHATVTPALNLGGSLTVFAAASLTEAFNEIGQGFQQSTGVKVTFSYGASSTLQTQLAQGAKADIFASADQPNMDKAKQAGVIDGPDQLFVKNKLAVIFPKANPAKIQSLQDLAKPGIAFVLTDPSVPIGNYARQALQKMAQDPSFGAGFDQKVLANLKSQEANVRAVVSKVQLGEADAGITYTTDVTPDAAKDVQSIVIPDQFNIIATYPIAVVKGAGNGAAARAFIAYVRSAPGQAVLKKWNFITDADTGQS
- a CDS encoding PadR family transcriptional regulator — protein: MSKLKAGLSAGEYAILGVLRERPMHGYEISRRFAADLDLGLVLPMDMSTVYALLKELHEQGLIDGQRETVGLRPPRTVYHLTPEADAQLLHWLEEPVARLREVRADLMVKLYFCRAIGSALAARLLDAQLAESRSYLQRADRLAAEAAPEGFERLVRESKATAARATVAWLAAERDRLAG
- a CDS encoding TOBE domain-containing protein; the encoded protein is MELSARNQLPGTVKAIKLGEVMAEVIVDVGGHDVVSAITRSSVERLALKAGDAVTVVIKSTEVMLAK
- a CDS encoding oxidoreductase — its product is MPQTYRALVVDKQDGVFSVGVRELPFDQLPAGDVTIRVAYSTVNYKDGLACTADGRIIRGYPMVPGVDLAGTVTDSMNGRFKAGDEVVVTGFDQGVSHPGGFAEYARVPAGWVVKLPAGLSLREAMALGTAGFTAGLSVQRLEENGLRPGNGPVLVTGATGGVGSTAVSMLAGRGYEVAASTGKSSEHGFLRGLGAGEILTREEVSAQSNRPLEKERWAAGVDPVGGDTLAYLVRTTKYGGSVASSGLTGGTALSTTVFPFILRGVSLLGIESVMCPMAVREPLWQRLAGDLKPKGLSDSIAHEITLEQVPEVVPVILRGGVTGRAVVRIGA